In the Necator americanus strain Aroian chromosome X, whole genome shotgun sequence genome, TAAAGCATTTTGAAATACTTCAACTAACAAGTAGCTGTCTATAATTCACAGAAAACAACTCCATTAAATACACGAATATTGAAAACCattgggggaaaaaaaaacttttcaacaaaaaacgaTTACGATTCAACATGACTCCTCAACTATTAACGAGGTATTAAAATAGTACAGAATGAAcataaaacaagaagaaaatattatgTCTTTCTTGAGATCATCAATATGAACCTCAGAGAAACAAAAAGGCTTCACAACGATAAGGATTCAACACGAAAGACACGTTTGAAACTTCgcaaaaatcaacaacaaaaaattgtcATAAAATACCGATCAGTCGATTATTTGTTTGCCGCTATCAATGCTCTGACAATTTTTAGCATAATTTCATTTTGTGCCGCTAACTCTTTCTCCAGTGTCTCACATCTGAAAcgtaaaataaatcaaaagtaAAAGTTTTTTGTGCTTACATCAATCTAGAAGGATCTATCTCGGATTACCTTTTCTCCAGGATAGAATAGCGTTCAGCAagtactttcatttttcttttcagcttaTACATCTTCTTACGAGACTTCGACCCCTCAAATTCCAATTCATCCTCGATCAATGAAGGAACTCTAAGACATTATAGAGTAgaacacaagaaaaattctcccCATAAACCCCCAAAAAAATCTTACTCGTTGTCCGATGGAGGAAGATTAGACCTTGTTGGGACCAACTGAAATCAAAACTAAAGATTGATGTCTTCAAGATAGAGTTATGAACGCCATCACTTACGCTATCCGAGATTCTGGGAATAGAGGAGTTATTATTCGCGTCCATAATTTAGCAACTGACACCTGtatataaaagaataaagataaaatcgAGAAACAAAGCAgtcagacacacacacaccactgaaggaaaatgtagttagggCACTCAGTGACGccgttatttctggaagtaaataactaaaacgGTCGGGGCCTTAAGATTTAGCAGCTTAAAaacttaagcattagtcttggaGGATCCATGACACCTAAACTAAAACTattctactactactactaaccaaactaaagttactaagaggaaaaaggaagaaaaagaaaacaggaagaggGAAGAAAGGATGAGGAAGAACGTCATCACTGTTAGTAAATGTAAACTGCTAACAGTGAAGACCTGAATGACCGAAATTacataaatcaaataaatattagcAAATTTGTGTAGTTCGGATTGGAACTACAAAGAAAGATCTTTCAGTGGATATGAAAAAACAATCCACAATTCTACTACGACATACAGATAAACATTAAACACAATGTGAAATACATTAAGTACGTAGTAAACGTCAGCCTTCTCAAAACCTGGAGAGTATTCCATGTCTACTGCTTCATTCCGCTCTAACATATGTGCAAGACGAATATGCTattaaatatacatatatcataagaagaaataaacaaatcgaTTGAATTAAACACCTAAAGAAAACATGATCTCTGCTACTTCACAGAATATCATCATCACATAACAACTGGTATCGATCCTATCCATTTCGTCTGGCcgtcaaagaaaacaaacaaaaatcaatggaATCTACTACATTCTttaataaaaggaaaatttcttctaattctaatAGAGTCGATTCGTCCGCTAAACAACCATCTTTGTCAtagtttgaaatgaaaatcgcATCAAAGTCAAACTGTTGTTTTAACTCTAAAGTTACTCAAACAGAGGTAGAATGTAGTTGGAagggccactcagtggcgccctaatttctggaagtaaataactaaatcaatcgggaccctaagacctaaggattagtcttagagaatctatgacttgtaagctaaagttactacgagaaaaaagtaagtcacaacgtccagaaataagggcgtcaCTGAACGCTCCCCTAGTACACTTCCCTCCTAAAACATTAATTCCCTGAATTACACGATCTTGAGAAGGTAAAAACAGGAGATTTTTTGCATACAATCACTTGTTCGCCTCCATTTTCATTACGAGTAAGATAGAATGGAAAAGGTATGgaccaatcaatcaataactaaCTAACGAACACATCCAGCAATCCCTTCATTTTACTTCCCATCTATCTTGCAATATTTCATAATATCAAATAAGGGCGCACTGATCTAACCACATTTAAACCAAACTTAAAGTAATAAAAGAACtcaaaaacaacatctaaCCTCACAAATGATGACAGTATAGCGAACGGCTGATTGTGTTGTATCCAGACAGCCGACTGCTGGATATATGCGCAGATGAACGCGCGAAGAAGTTCGTTTCAGGACCTTATCGCGACGCTCGAATAGGCAATTCTGCATGAACGATTAATAAAACAAGATAGAAGACAATACATTATTATTTGACACTGTACGAACTTCTGGTGTGAGGAAGGAGGTCAAGAATCGAAGAGTAATGGATGAGGTGATCAGCTATCAATACCTATATGATCAGTGACAGGTCATAGATGATGCGGCCGCTATTTTTGATTCGCAATATTCAACTATATGGAAgcgatttttccagaatttatccatgttttcaaagaagataCACTGGGAAGCAATCATTCAAAGACGAATTTTATCACCAAAATAAATAGAGTAGAGAAATAAGCATATAGAACGAATGTATATGTCATTGTTAAAACCGCCTTGTTGAGGGAAACAAggataacagaaaaaataaaggaggaTTTCATcgcaaggaaaaaatttcacttatGATTTTAAGGAACCTAGAATAAGGACACTTTTACTTctaagtaaagaaaaaaatgacaaatttcaTCATAGTTTGAATGGAAATGTTTTGGTACCACTTCCGACAAAGGTCATCGCTTCACGACCTTTATCGTaagtataaataaacaatggtCATTACGCTGAATATTTttagatcagaaaaaaaaccactaccTCATCACCTCGTGACCGTTGTATTTGATAGAATTATGAATCGATTAAAGGACGAGATAATGGCGgtaaaaacaaatgtttcgAATGTTACTCAAGACACATCGGGTgtttgaacagttttttttttcagaataccGTCATATTTGCATTGAATATATCGATTCAGTTCTTGTATATGTCAATAATATTGTGACACCCTCCTAGCACAATTTGGCACAGATGACCGGAGCAACACTCGACAATAGTCACTGGTCATGAATGGAATGAACGCTGTTTGCAGGATATTTCATTctgtatctttttttcctgtttactgtcatttttaatttaataaattatatGTATGTTGTCCAGTGTGCATGTGTGACTATGATTGATTGAATTACCCTGAAATCCTATAGATAAGTCCGCTTTTATTTCTGCAGgaatgctttttttaattcttttttgttaccaTCGCTTTTTTTACTTAACAGTGGTTTtctaacgagtttttttttaattttaaacaaaaaaaacattgtaacAAAAACAACCAAATCAGACAATTTTGGAGTCATCATCAAGGTTTGATTGATTAAAACTTAGTCAAGAGGACGTATCTATGGGCGGACTTATTTGTGGGATTTTAGGGaagtatttttctcaaataaaacgttcctcttttttgagaaaaagttctTCCCATCCATACTTTCTTACatcgattttctcttttccgtGAAAACCTTTTGTAATTCTTTTTATGGCCTTAGgaggaatttcaaaaagaaaccttCTTTAGAGTCTTCAAAAGAATcttcctttttgaaattttagagctttagggtttttttctctgagaaaTCTGAGGAGCTTCCTGTAATTTCAGCTAGGATCAAACAAGGATGACCTTCGTCTGCAACAAACATTGTTATTATGTTCGACCTGCTTGTCTCATTCCTCGACCTCGTGTACTTTTATCttatccggaaaaaaaaggacacgTTTCCCACCTCTAGTACATGTCCAGAATCAGTCGAAACGAACGCACTTATGTCTTATGTAGTTTCTTGCATCCCATTAATCAATTTTCGACAGTAGCCGGGTCCCATTTAGAACTTTTTTGGGAGCATTGAAATCATCTGGAAGCACGATGGAAATCCAGGGCTAGACACACATGTTACATCCTTGTTCCAACCGTCTGCACAACCAGGTGGATTTCTGGCTACCGCCATTTAAACATCACCGAGCCTTGAAgattatacttggacttctcaatttttttttgctttttttttttgcaaagtacAGCTCATTTTTAGTTGTCCAGGAATTCGGGTGATTAAATCTGTGCTATTAATGAGAAAATACTTCTAATTTAGAAGATCTTTGCAATGGATCGTTCAAGGATAGTTTCCTTACTAAAATTTGTCTTTATGGCTAATGCACATACTaactaaaaatggaaatacaaagcattttttttttatgaaaatgtACATATCAAGATAGTGTATAACAAGAAATTACTCCctaaaaattccgaaaaggTAATGAAATCCATGAATTTTGAGACTAACTACATATTCCTAGAACTCTtacaaaaatccatttttcttgTCTGCACCTATGGAACGCAACTCAGAGActagaaatcaaaaatgcaacaattgacgcattccagaaatttcttattCCCAACACAATGAATATGTACTTCCCAGCTGTTGGCACtttttaaataattgttttttttttctttttcaatacaATGACCATTAAGCAGTCGCAACGATCGTAGATTATATTGCCACAACCTCACTGCGTCGTGCAGTAATGGAAATATTCGGAAAAATGAGAGATACTGTATTATATAGAATCCATTAGTAATTTTAGCtgcagcttttctttttctttttttttttcttcgttgtccGCCTCACCAATCCACAATGTCACGTTTCAAatcttttatattattttagcGTTTCTgatataaaacaataaaattcgtTCAATAAATTGAACAAGGGACATCGTCCGCCTGTTCCTTCATTTGATAAATAGCATGTTGTCGTTTGCGCTTTGACCTCAAACACTCGCccctttctcatttttactgCCGATCAGATGTGAGGAAGGATACTCGGCTACGAAGtgcttcattgttttcttctttatttcaccTTCTGGATCTTTTCATCCATACTCTAAAGCTTATTTCATTGCGAAACTCTTAATTGATATTTTCTCCTTCATTCTTATTTCACAAAATAAGAACAATAGTATATTTTTGGTAATAGTTCAATTTTTCCAGCTCATGctcttcattttccttcttttactCTGCGATTCCGGTCAAGCACGTCAAACGTGCTCTTGGGAAGTAAGTCGAATAGATACTTATTCTGGCAGTTGGTAATGTGGATGAGGTTAccaatttttcttgctttcacACGTCTGGAAAAGAACACGACTACGACCGGCTACCtcaaagggatcaccccacgaatctgaggtggtacggatttcaggtggagtattcttatacgggctagtagatcatggagaggggagCGGGGgaggattccgtccatttcttcctaattcccgtaaaaaacggcccggaagatgcggcgtgtgcacaaggctggcgcgctccaatcgaactcgtaggaaaaagcgcaccgggacgctcgaagtcgtatcttcccggccgttttttacggcagttaggaagaaatggacggaatcacccttctctccataatctacaactccgtataggcataacccacctgaaatccgtaccacctcagattcgtgggttgatgcctttaggcCTTGAAAATCAGccaaatcaatttaaaaaaaatctttccaaaattccTCTGTCGCAATACAAAATTATTACGTATATCGATAATTAATGTGTGTACTTAGGATCAATTACTTATTCAccataaaactttttttcgcaATCGAAAATTCTGGAACACCAACACAATGGTTTTGATTTGTGCAAGCACACCTTTTCGTTTATGGATCTTCATTACGGATATGGAATTCTGAGGCTTCACACAAACTTTTAAATCCATTATCACTCAATATCAAAATTTAGGCATGTAACGTTTGGAGTGATAAGGATGGCGTTATAAATGTTCATCTTGTACCACATACGCATGATGACCTTGGCTGGATAAAAACTGTGGATCAGTATTACTATGGATGTGATTTTGAacgttttgcttttcttttgaagattaTGAATCTATTATTAACTACTTTAAAGGttgaaaatattacttttAGCACTACCTCGTCTTGTTCCCGTTGGAGTtcaatacatatataatacaGTTATCGACGAACTACAAAAACATCCGGAAAGGCGGTGaatctaaaattaaattagtttGATTGATcaagtaattaattaaattaattgttcAATTAATTTACatgcatatacatatattcgCTATTAACAGCGGCTTAAATTCAAAAGATCAAGCAATTAcctagaaaaatttcagattttccttTGCTGAGACCGGTTTTCTATGGAGATGGTATAGGGACCataatgattttgaaaagcaTAGGCTTCAGAAGCTTGTAAAAACCGGTAAGTTCTCCAAAATATAATAGATAGTAATATATGAcacgaaaacaagaagaacattggaatttttttatttctggacaagttgttttttttcctcgctaTATTTAAAGGAGGAGGTTTTTGAACAAagacaacaataataatggaCATATAATGAAAACCGAGCTTTATTTAATATCCATAGATAAATCTGGATATGTCTAACTCCAGAAGAGAGCAGCAACTTCCCTCTAGctcatatttgtttattcattaattcattttatCATATTGTTTGTGATTCTTATATATGTAGGTCAAATTGAGTTGATCGGTGGAGGATGGGTTCAAAATGATGAAGCTGCAGCTCATTACGTGGATATCGTAGATCAAATGACTCTCGGCCTAAAGGTTTGTGAGGGCCTCATTTATGCCAGGGTGTTTcgttaaaaatatttttgccggtatttttagaaattggaCCAACTATTTGGTGAATGTGGAAAACCAAAAGTTGCATGGCAAATTGATCCATTTGGACATAGTAAAGAACAGGCGAATTTATTTGCCATGGTACGAATTCGACTATTTTTCACGAAGTTCACGTACATATTCTCATTGGAGAAAACGAATTATCCATGTTTTTATTAGATGGGATTCACTTCGTTATTCTTTGCTCGGATCCACTatcttgaaaaagaagaacgttTGAAGAATAAAAGTCTTGAATTTATTTGGAATGCATCTGAAGACCTCAGTAAGTCCCATTTATCCTCAAATGCACTCataatcatttaaaaatctCTCTATCTTTTAGAAACACAAATCCTTACTGGTGCATTCTATCAGGATAATTATGGACCACCGGAAGGTTTCTGTTTTGATTCACTTTGTGGAGACGAACCTATCATGGACGATCCAGATTTTGAAGATTATAATCTTGATCAGAAAATAGCAGATTTTATTACACAAGTCAAAAAACAGGTCTCAAACTATAATTGCCATCAAAACTGCTTCCGAATAATCCAGAAGTCACTTGTTTGCTTCAGGCATCTTTCCTTCGAACTTCACatgtgatgcttttaatgGGAAGTGATTTCCAATATACTAATGCTAACTCGTGGTACACGAACCTGGATAAACTCATACGATATGTGAACGGAAACGTAAGTCcctttttttagtatttaaaTGGGAAAATATGttacaattttgaaataaaacataaaaaaagaaggttaGTAGGTTTGGGATGATTCCCTGATGAGTTTGGGAATTAGGAGATTATCTTCGGTACCAGAAAACtgttttttattgtattcCTTATAAGTATACTGTATCTCCTATGACCGCTTTTCTCGTTCTCCCCTTTTTTCATCCAACAAATCAgaccaaaaaataattttgctgaaaaagctaaaaattggaaaaggtTCAATGAGAACAACAAATAGTTGCGCGCAATAATTGCTAAGGGAAACCCTGTtgtaaaattgtatttttgcttctttttgtccattatttttattctttacttttttcaaagacgCAGCTGAGTGACACATCCTTTTTTCTATGTTATCCAGCAGTTATTCTATCACATCTTGAATctgaattaattaaaaatcgtTCTCATTGTAACATTTTAATATAAATGTTACATGCATTCCTTTTGGATTTAGGTACAACTGGATGTAGTCTATGGAAATTCAGGAACGAAATTTTTTGTGCATGGTTCAAATTTCGAAAAGACTTTATTTATGACATAGATATAATCAAACATTAACCTTCTTTCACACTCATCtagaaaatcagagaaaaagatCGGATTTTTGTTCATTGACTAAGGGACCTAAATTTCATTGAAGGGAATTTCAGGCGACTCATGGTGTCCACGTCTTCTATTCGACTCCATCGTGTTATGTTAAAGCAATCACCGACTCGTCCACACAACTGCACCTACCTACTAAGAGCGACGACTTCTTCCCGTAAATAAGAGTTTTTCTATAAAGACCACcccatcacttttttttcgaagaaaatgttttgattcttgaaatttttggatATTCTTTCTAGGTATGCATCCTCAAACGTATCATACTGGACTGGCTACTTTACAAGTCGACCTACTCTTAAAGGAATGATTAGAGACGCAAGCTCTCTACTACAAGTTGGAACAAAATaagtagttgaaaaaaagattaggtAAGTAATTTTGAACTCATTCAGCTCTGCAAGCAACTTGATGCTCTTGCCGATCTCGGCCCTGAAGATGATGCTGATGTGGAGACAATGGCACGAGCTTCAGCTCTTGCTCAACATCATGATGCTATCACGTGAGAATTACAAATATGTTTTATCCTGGATATCTGAGttttttgcggattttttAGTGGTACAGCAAAGGAAAATGTGACTAGAGACTATGAGAAACGTCTGGCTAAGGCGGTTAAAGAGGGAGAGGTAAGATGACTTCAAATGtcacattatttttgttaaattcacagatataattaatttttcggGTTAATTCAAGGAAACTAATCAACTAATCAACTAATCAACTAATCAACTAATCAACTAATCAACTAATCGACAACTAAtcgatttgtttttgaagttttttttttgctgctaagGACTTCAAGGATTTCAGTTGTGTCCGCTAATAGTTCCTCAGTTAAAATTTCTACCAGTTAACTATAAAAGTCATATATTTGTGACCTTCCTGCAAGAATGACTTTCATTGTTTACTGGTAGGTAATGTCACAAATATATGGCTTAATTTAATGATTATATTATGATTATTTACTtggtttaattttaatatatgAGTTTTTGTAAGAGTCCATCCATACGCACAGaattttgagaacaaaaaaacgcTGCATAACGTACTTCTTTATGGCGATCGGTTCAACCGCAACCCATGCAAACGCAAATATGAAGTCTTTGTGaaaactcaacaaaaaaacaagagaatacTGCTCCTGAAACTCCTGCAAAACTACTTCCTGAAGATAGAAAGTAGTTACTATGTGCTACGAATGAACCGAATGTTTCAAAATTGGTTATCCAGTTGATATCTTCTCCATAGATCTAGTCATACGGTCACTTTACAGGTCCTATGTGGAAGTGGTGACCTTTAATGATTATTATTAACGACtatctttttgagattttattttcagatagTAATCAACGACTACCTTAAGAAAATCTCTCCAAAGAATGTTTACAAACCACCACGGCATCATCTCTGTCCGTTAATCAATGAAACTATCTGCAATACTATAAAGtaattaaaatcatttttgaaaaaaaaaattaagcagtTAATTTTTACTGATTCAGGAATGAGTCAACTTTTGCTGTTACTGTATTCAACAGTAACTCAAGGCAGTATTCCGGATTCATTACAATTCCTTATTATTCCAAACAAGCTATGGTAATGAATCCGAAAGGAGAACGTATTCCTGTACAGGTACAACCAATATTTTttagcatttatttatttatttatttttattttttcatataatctaactgaatatttttattgatattttttaCAGCTTATGAAAACATTCCAAGTGAATTCAATGGATACGAATGTTCGTGCACCTTATGAACTAATGATACCGGTTGAAATTCAACCATTTGGCTATGCTACCTATATCGTGGATAATTCATCGTCAATGTGAGTAACATCTATGAGTACAGTATGAGGGAATATCATTATGGATTTTATACGTATTCATGATTTATATTGATGATCGACGTGGATTCCCCTACACACCGATAcgttcccccccccccctcctacATTACTATTATCGAACGTCGGATGTGTTGATGTGTGTAGGCATCGATGTTTAGTCATAGTTGCGTTGTGATGAGACAAAAGTTCCCGATATGAGATCGGTTCCGGAGGAAA is a window encoding:
- a CDS encoding hypothetical protein (NECATOR_CHRX.G21532.T1), producing MQNCLFERRDKVLKRTSSRVHLRIYPAVGCLDTTQSAVRYTVIICEVSVAKLWTRIITPLFPESRIAWSQQGLIFLHRTTKFLH
- a CDS encoding hypothetical protein (NECATOR_CHRX.G21531.T1), with the translated sequence MDANNNSSIPRISDSLVPTRSNLPPSDNEVPSLIEDELEFEGSKSRKKMYKLKRKMKVLAERYSILEKRCETLEKELAAQNEIMLKIVRALIAANK
- a CDS encoding hypothetical protein (NECATOR_CHRX.G21533.T1), which gives rise to MLFIFLLLLCDSGQARQTCSWEACNVWSDKDGVINVHLVPHTHDDLGWIKTVDQYYYGSLPRLVPVGVQYIYNTVIDELQKHPERRFSFAETGFLWRWYRDHNDFEKHRLQKLVKTGQIELIGGGWVQNDEAAAHYVDIVDQMTLGLKKLDQLFGECGKPKVAWQIDPFGHSKEQANLFAMMGFTSLFFARIHYLEKEERLKNKSLEFIWNASEDLKTQILTGAFYQDNYGPPEGFCFDSLCGDEPIMDDPDFEDYNLDQKIADFITQVKKQASFLRTSHVMLLMGSDFQYTNANSWYTNLDKLIRYVNGNATHGVHVFYSTPSCYVKAITDSSTQLHLPTKSDDFFPYASSNVSYWTGYFTSRPTLKGMIRDASSLLQLCKQLDALADLGPEDDADVETMARASALAQHHDAITGTAKENVTRDYEKRLAKAVKEGEIVINDYLKKISPKNVYKPPRHHLCPLINETICNTIKNESTFAVTVFNSNSRQYSGFITIPYYSKQAMVMNPKGERIPVQLMKTFQVNSMDTNVRAPYELMIPVEIQPFGYATYIVDNSSSIRSATPQSSTFRPTEEPISIQNEEYVLTFDNDGLVSTLTEKVTNVTHSFRQEFFYYPGVMNGTQPSGAYIFRPDGQPVTIGKAQLEILKGPQSEEVRQIFNSWVAQIIRLKKNAKHIEFDWIIGPIPKEENDPITKEVVTRYITDIKNDNIFFTDSNGRQMMRRERNFNPSFKYVDTEPVSGNYYPVTNRVFLKDNNKQLTILTDRSQGATSFDGGLELMLHRRCYADDHWGVEEALDEPGDGNGLVVRGTHYVLFGDAKAAASIHRPLAVKIFHRPILTFANVQNATVYGQIYKMEFSSLTRSLPEFAHLMTLERWHKKSLLLRIEHIYQNQEDADNSKPMDVELQDLFSQFKIEKMTELMLAGNRNITNFTRDRPSRYKGDFKIALKPMEIRTFKLDVQWL